The Trypanosoma brucei gambiense DAL972 chromosome 10, complete sequence genome has a segment encoding these proteins:
- a CDS encoding minichromosome maintenance (MCM) complex subunit,putative produces the protein MSMNGVPQEAVKVLWAVHCSHLAPLSYDEDAVGEMWRLFAGFLAPLQIRSSSASKEHMPCLKLAIFTFTVDLRIDMMETPMRNAVVGQPRLVIPLLEFFKAVLYFQQHQKNRQIGELGSWRLLCIVIGDDGCATPFDTLGASLLGKLVTVRGTVVRMSPPRVTCIEMTYRCNLCAAVVKAPTEDGVLVYPGRCSGRCRGYNWAPLLERGECEEVQLLKVQEQTESYDGSTVSSGIHNMIVVDLRGIWINIATVGEHVVVCGVLCARRGEGRTNATQQIAVRACFVENSRHSAVRGPMQTIDSLEESGRFYEMVRNPQWFSMLCGSLAPSIFGLEHVKEAIILAVVGGTAMKKRTRSNIHLLIVGDPGLGKSQLLRAACTVAPRSSFVCAHTSSSCGLTLTLSRDPTTGETSFEAGAVVHGDGGITCIDEIDKGVPEHNALLEVMEQESVSMAKAGMVFSVPVHTAILTAGNPIGGRFDDTKSIPANLNLSPALFTRFDIVICMRSPSADASRSLSDHVLQLHRCVKGGGSRTVAKTSGPPLPLETVQRFIAFCRHNCHPSLRQEACDVLKAYYLQRRAEAAMGELAVTPRFLQALIRVSEARAKVELRHEVTAEDARYAVELMKRCFGSHNFGRRQPTCTGAAAKKMTQREKILDALKGEVCRTGVNALSHRTVLAACEEAGCRDANAMVYQLNEAGVILQMGGKYQLRGV, from the coding sequence ATGTCGATGAATGGCGTTCCACAGGAAGCGGTAAAGGTGCTTTGGGCCGTTCATTGCTCACACCTGGCGCCCTTATCGTACGATGAGGACGCTGTTGGTGAAATGTGGCGTCTTTTTGCGGGGTTTCTTGCCCCGTTACAAATACGTTCGTCCTCCGCCTCCAAAGAACACATGCCCTGTTTGAAGCTCGCAATCTTTACCTTCACCGTTGATCTGCGCATTGACATGATGGAGACGCCAATGCGAAATGCCGTTGTAGGGCAACCCCGGCTTGTCATCCCATTACTGGAGTTCTTTAAAGCTGTGCTTTATTTCCAGCAACATCAGAAGAACCGTCAAATAGGCGAGTTGGGTTCATGGCGGTTGCTGTGCATTGTAATTGGCGATGACGGCTGCGCGACGCCTTTTGATACTTTAGGAGCCTCGTTGCTTGGGAAGCTGGTAACTGTGCGCGGCACTGTTGTGCGAATGAGCCCCCCACGAGTAACCTGCATTGAGATGACATACAGGTGTAACTTGTGTGCAGCAGTTGTCAAGGCGCCAACGGAGGATGGGGTCTTGGTTTATCCTGGCCGTTGCAGTGGTCGATGTCGCGGTTACAATTGGGCTCCATTGCTGGAGCGGGGTGAGTGCGAGGAGGTGCAGTTGCTAAAGGTACAGGAACAGACTGAGTCTTACGATGGATCCACTGTGAGTAGTGGCATACACAATATGATTGTTGTTGATTTACGTGGTATCTGGATAAATATAGCAACAGTCGGTGAGCACGTTGTTGTTTGCGGCGTTCTGTGTGCAAGACGTGGGGAAGGACGGACGAATGCTACGCAGCAAATTGCTGTTCGGGCCTGCTTTGTCGAGAACAGCCGGCACAGCGCCGTTCGAGGGCCCATGCAGACGATAGACTCGTTGGAGGAGAGTGGGCGTTTTTACGAAATGGTCCGCAACCCGCAATGGTTCTCCATGCTGTGCGGCTCACTTGCACCATCTATTTTTGGGCTTGAACATGTGAAAGAGGCGATTATACTGGCTGTGGTGGGAGGCACTGCGATGAAGAAGCGCACCCGCAGCAACATACATTTGCTAATTGTGGGGGATCCCGGTCTCGGCAAGTCGCAATTGCTGCGTGCGGCCTGCACTGTCGCCCCACGCAGTTCCTTCGTCTGTGCTCATACTTCTTCGTCGTGTGGTTTGACCTTAACGCTGTCGAGGGACCCCACAACCGGTGAAACCTCGTTTGAGGCGGGTGCTGTTGTGCACGGCGACGGCGGCATAACATGCATTGACGAGATTGACAAAGGGGTTCCTGAGCATAATGCCCTTCTTGAGGTCATGGAACAGGAGTCTGTTTCGATGGCTAAGGCTGGTATGGTATTTTCGGTGCCTGTGCATACGGCGATTCTCACCGCGGGAAACCCCATAGGGGGGCGCTTCGATGATACAAAGTCCATACCAGCAAACCTTAACCTGTCTCCTGCGCTATTTACGCGCTTTGACATTGTGATTTGCATGCGGAGCCCGTCGGCTGACGCTTCCCGCTCTCTTTCGGATCACGTGTTGCAGTTGCACCGGTGCGTAAAAGGTGGTGGATCCCGTACGGTGGCAAAAACTAGTGGCCCCCCACTTCCGCTTGAGACGGTTCAGCGCTTTATAGCTTTTTGTCGACATAACTGCCATCCCTCGCTCCGACAGGAGGCATGTGATGTTCTTAAAGCATACTACCTACAGCGCCGTGCTGAAGCTGCAATGGGTGAGTTGGCCGTCACTCCGCGCTTCCTTCAAGCACTCATTCGAGTCTCGGAGGCTCGCGCAAAGGTCGAATTGCGTCACGAAGTTACTGCTGAAGATGCCAGATATGCGGTGGAACTAATGAAGCGATGTTTTGGTTCTCATAATTTTGGTCGTAGGCAGCCTACGTGCACAGGTGCTGCTGCTAAAAAAATGACTCAGCGTGAGAAGATACTTGATGCCCTCAAGGGTGAGGTATGTCGTACGGGCGTGAATGCCCTGTCGCACCGCACAGTGCTCGCCGCATGTGAAGAAGCGGGCTGTCGAGATGCGAATGCTATGGTTTACCAGCTGAATGAGGCTGGCGTTATTCTGCAGATGGGTGGCAAATACCAACTGCGCGGTGTTTAG